GCATATGGTATTTTGAAGCGGATGATACAGCGAAACAAAATATTATAAACGCATATAATAAGAATTTAGAGAATGAATAAGTTTGCTTTGAGGTATTTTAATTAATGTGTTCTATCCTTTACAATAAAGTAGAGGAGGGATAACGATGAATCAAGAATGGTTAAATCAATTACCGATTCAAAATATCAAAAAATGTATACTAGTTCGTGGTGGAGATGTGAATGAAGCTTTTCGAATAGAAACTAAGGATGATATCTATTTCTTACTCGTTCAACATCAACGTAGTGAAGATTTTTATGATGCAGAAGTTGCTGGATTAGAAGCATTTCAAGAAGCGGGTGTACGTGCACCAATCGTTAAAGGACGTGGAGAAATCAACAGTGATGCATATTTGATATTGAGTTATCTTGAAGAAGGACGTTCAGGAAGTCAACGTGAACTTGGCAAACTTGTTGCGAAATTGCACAGTCATCATGAGCCATCAGGTAAATTTGGATTTCATTTACCTTATCACGGCAGTGCGATAACTTTTGAAAATGGATGGCAAGAGACGTGGACAAATATCTTCGTTGAACAACGATTAGATCAATTGCGAAATGAAATCGTTAAACAACATCTTTGGACAGAAGAGGAACAACGCAAGTTTGAACAAGTACGTGAAATCATTGTAGATACTTTGGAAAATCATAATAGTAAACCGTCATTATTACATGGAGATTTATGGGCAGGTAATTATATGTTCTTAGACAATGGAGAACCTGTATTGTTTGATCCTTCACCGTTATATGGAGATCGAGAATTTGATCTCGGTGCTACGCGCGTATTTGGAGGGTTTACAAAAGATTTTTATGATGCTTATAATGAATCATTACCATTAAGTAAAGGTGCAGAATTCCGAATTCAATTTTATGAACTATATCTATTGATGGTTCATCTTGTGAAATTTGGCGAAATGTATGCTGGAAGTGTCAATCGAACGATGAATGACATACTCGAAGCGCATATTTAATGATAAGAAATTGAATTTAGGAGAATGACTGCAAATGAATGACGTTAACAAAATGAATAAACAGAGCTGGATTTTGTTTATTGGTATTTTACTAATTGGGGCAAGTTTAAGAGCGCCAATTACTTCAGTAGGTATTGCATTACCTTCAATTAAAGAATCACTACTTTTATCGAATACATCCGTCAGTTTGATTACAATTATTCCATTGTTATCATTCGCGGCTGTATCTTTATTTGCAGCGAAAATCAGCCACAGATATGGTCTGGAGCGTACAGTGTTTGGCGCATTAATGATTATATTAATCGGTATTGCGTTAAGAGCAATTACTGACGTATCGTGGCTATACATAGGAACGATATTAATCGGTGTCGGCATTGCGTTCGGTAATGTATTGACGCCAGGTATTATTAAAATGAATTTCCCGTTACGTATAGGTGTGATGACAGGGTATTATACTGTTGTTATGAATATATTCGGTAGTTTGTCATCATATGTAACTGCACCATTAGTAAAACAATTTAATTATCAGTTTGCGATTAGTTTAATTGGTGTTGTTACGTTGATTGGCATTATCGTGTGGTCATTACAATTGAAGAAACATAAGGCAGTTAAACAGGTGGCTTCAACTGATACTATAAATGTTTGGAAATCTCCATTAGCATGGCAAATCACATTGTTAATGGGTGGACAGTCTCTGATGTTCTATTCGCTCATTAACTGGTTGCCAGAATTTTTATTAAGTGAAGGTGTGCCAATTCATGAAGCGGGCCTTTACTTATCAATATTACAATTAGCAATAATTCCACTGACATTTGTGACGCCAATATTTGCTGAGAAGATGAAGAACCAAGTCGCACTAACATTTGGCACAGGTTTGTTATTTATGGTCGGTATATTAGTGCTTATGTTTATGACACGTTCTGCAATCATTGGCATTATACTGATTGGTATTGCGAGCGGATTGGCGTTTGGCTTAGTGAATACTTTCTTTGGTTTAAGAACAGAGCATGCACATACAGCAGCAAAATTATCTGGAATGTCGCAAGCTGTAGGTTATTTATTCGCTGCGATTGGACCGTTAGGATTTGGGATTTTACATGATGTGACACATAGTTGGTATGCATCATTTAGCATATTATTAGTGACTGCTGGACTCATTATGTTCTTTGGATCACAAGCAGGAAGAAATCGAACAATCGAACAAACGTTGTAAATGCAATATTTACATCATTGTGAACATAATACAAATATAATTACAAAAAGTAGAAACCGCTTTCTAAAAATGCTTTATTTTCTGACACTTTATAGTATAATTGTGCCATGAAGTTTGAACTTAAAAATATGTTTGAAGAATTGAAACAAGGAGTGACACGATAAGATGGAAGACAATCATTTAAAAAGGGGTCTTAGTTCTCGCCAAGTTCAGATGATCGCACTTGGAGGAACAATTGGTGTTGGTCTGTTTATGGGTGCTTCAAGTACAATTAAATGGACAGGACCATCAGCAATATTTGCTTATTTAGTAGCAGGGTTATTTTTATACTTAGTGATGAGAGCAATGGGAGAGTTGGTTTATTTATATCCAACAACAGGTTCATTTGCGAACTATGCAAGTGATTATCTACATCCAGTTGCAGGTTACGTTACAGCTTGGAGTAATATCTTCCAGTGGATTGTCGTAGGGATGAGTGAAGTAATTGCAGTAGGACAATATATGCAATATTGGTGGCCGGACTTACCAACATGGATACCGGGAGTCATCGTTGTAGTCACATTAGCAGCTGCCAATTTAACATCTGTTAAAGCATTTGGAGAATTTGAATTCTGGTTTGCAATGATTAAAGTTGTCACAATCATCTTAATGATTGTAGCTGGATTTGGATTAATCTTCTTCGGTTTAGGAAATGGTGGAAATGCAATCGGTTTAAGTAATTTAACTGAACACGGTGGTTTCTTCCCTAAAGGAATTGTAGGTTTCTTCTTTGCACTATCATTAGTTGTCGGTTCATATCAAGGGGTAGAATTAATTGGTATTACAGCAGGAGAAACAAAAGATCCACAGAAAAATATTAAAAATGCAGTTAACGGTGTTATCTGGCGTATATTAATCTTTTACATAGGTGCGATATTTGTTATTGTAACAGTTTATCCATGGGATCAATTAGGAAGTGTAGGAAGTCCATTTGTTGCTACATTTGCAAAAGTAGGTATTACAATCGCGGCTGGATTAATTAACTTTGTAGTTATTACAGCAGCAATGTCTGGATGTAACTCAGGTATATTCAGTTCAAGTCGTATGGTATATACGTTAGCTCAAAAAGGACAAATGCCTAAAATCTTTACTAAAGTAATGAAGACAGGCGTACCATTCTTTGCAGTATTAGCAATTTCAATCGGTATCTTTATTGGTGTTATCTTAAACATCGTTTTACCAATGGTTATTGATGGTTCTGAAAATATCTTTGTATATGTGTATAGTGCATCAATCTTACCAGGAATGGTTCCATGGTTCATGATACTATTAAGTCATATCCAATTTAGAAAGAATCATGCAGATGAACTAAAAGATCATCCGTTCAAAATGCCATTTGCACCATTCTCGAACTACTTAACATTAGCGTTCTTTACATTAGTGTTAATCGGAATGTTGTTTAATCAAGAAACAAGAGTATCTGTGATTATCGGTATAGTATTCCTAGGTGCCATGTCAGGGATATACTTCTTAAGAGGTTATCATAAAGAAGACAAAGGTGAATACTAATCACCAATTTATAAAATAAGAAACGCATGACTGAGGACAAATTGGTGCCTTGGGTCATGCGTTTTTTGATTTGGTGGGGTTTGGTGAGGTGTGAGAGGTTAAGAGGTATGGAGTGATGTGCGTGTAATGAGGTAAGGGCTGAGTGTTGGTGTTGCGTGGACGCTGTAAGGGACATAATTTGGAATTCTGTCCGTAAGAGGAGTGTAAGGGACATAATTTAGAATAGTGTCCGTAAGAGGGTTGTAAGGGACATAATTTGGAATAGTGTCCGTAAGAGAGTTGTAAGGGACATAATTTAGAATTCTGTCCGTAAGAGTTGTGTAAGGGACACAATTCAGAATACTGTCCGTAAGAAGGTTGTAAGGGACATAATCCAGAATACTGTCCGTAAGAAGAGTGTAAGGGACATAATCCAGAATACTGTCCGTAAGAAGGTTGTAAGGGACATAATCCAGAATACTGTCCGTATGAGAGGTGTAAGGGACATAATTCGGAATAGTGTCCGTATGAGAGGTGTAAGGGACATAATTCGGAATAGTGTCCGTATGAGAGGTGTAAGGGACATAATCCAGAATTCTGTCCGTAAGAGGGTTGTAAGGGACATAATCCAGAATTCTGTCCGTAAGAAGGTTGTAACGATCACAATTCGTAATTTTGGAAGTAAGAGAGCTCTAACTATCACAATTCAGAATTCTGGAAGTAAAAGAGCTGTAATGAAAATATGCATGTTCACTATCGCAGTCATTATGTTTATCGTTCTAGCTAAAAAGGGGAGAGTAATATAAAAAAATACAAAAAAAGAACTGATGAGATTACTCATCAGTTCTTTTGGGTAGTAAACGGCTTACCACCAGTTATTTTGAGAACGGAATGCAACTGCTGCATCTACAGAACCGTAACGTTCTTTAGCATAGTTAACCATACCTTGAGTTTGTGTTTCTACTGAACCAGTTCCCCATGATTCTTTAGTTTGACCAAGACCTTGATAACCATTTGGACTTACAGCATTTGGGTTACCGCTTGATTCTGGTAATACGATTGTATTCCACATAGCTTCAGTACCACCTGCAGCTAAGAATTGAGCTTTAGTTGATCCGCCAGTGCTAGCTGTTGAAGTTTGTGTAGTTTTAACTTGTTGTGTTTCTTGTTTAGGCGCAGCTTGTTGAGTAGGTGCTTGTTGTTGAGCTGGCGCTTGTTGAGTTGCTTCTTGTTTTTGAGCAGGTGCTTGTTGAGCAACTTGTTCTTTAGCAGTATCGTTTGCTACTGGAGCTGGTGTTTGAGCTGGAACGTTTTGTTCAGCTACTGGTTGTTGAGTTGCAGCTGGTGCTTCTTGAGTGCTTGCTGAATCCGCTGCATTAGTTGCATGGTATTCCCAAGTGAAGTTAGAACCATCTGATTGGAAGTTATACTCAAAACCGTTTAATGTAAAGTTGATGTCATATGCGCCTTCTTGAATCCCGTGTTGGTTAAGTTCTGGTGCATTTGATTGAGCTAATTGAGCTAATTGCTCTTTGTTTACATTTTGTTCAGCTGCATCTGCTACGTGTGTAGATGATGCTACTCCTGTTGCTCCGATTGCTACTGCTAATGATGAAGTTAATAATGCTTTTTTCATAATTTAAAAACCCTCCGAATAATTTTTTATTTATTTAGTATCTTTTTTAAGATGATAATTTCTTTGTTAGTTGAATATTCTTCCCTGTAAATTTGGGACAAGACAACAATAACATATATAAGGCCGTTGTAAATTACAGCTAAATAACAAAACATTACAATGTCAAAAATTCAATGTAATATTTAGTAGAGAACTTCTTTTTTATCTTCACAAAACAATCACAAATGTATACTAATTGGTGTTGAAATTTAAAATTAATTAAATGGTTTTTCTTTATAAACGTTGTTTTAACGGTTTTAATTAAGGGTATAAAAATATAACGTATGTTTTTTAAAATGTAAAATATTAAAAAGCGATATATTTAATAAGGAATTTCTAATTTATTTTGAAACAACAATGTTTTTTATATTTTTGTATTGACATTGTTTGATATTAAATGTAACAAACGCTTTGAAAGCATGCAGAAGTAAGGTTTGACTTGTTTGTTACAACAATAGACAGAATTGTTAGTTAAATTACTAATTATATATAATATTACGAGGTTTGTAATATTAATGGTGTTATTGTAATATTCTCGTAATATAAAAGTGTATTCTTCTAATAAAATGAAAAAATCGATTATATTTTTGGATTTGCTTATGTTAAAGAAAAATGAATTTCATGAAACGATCTGAAAAATACAATTATTATAGAAAGAACACGTCATAAAAAATAAAAAACAAGTAACTCGGCTATGTGACGAGTTACTTGTTTTTGTTTCTTATGATTTTAAATAATAAAGACTAAATTCTAAATCTTTTAATAAGTGATCTTTCATGAGTTGAATTGCTTGATCAGCATCTCTTTTTTCTAGCATATCAACAATCACTTGGTGTTCTTCAATCAATCCCGGTCTCTTTTTATTTATAACAGTTTTACTAAAGAGATAAATATGACTCTTTAATTTACTGTATGTGTCAATGATGAAACTATTTTTAGTAGCGCTCATAATCTTCTGATGAAATTGATCGTTAATTTGTATGATCTCTTCATCGGTTTGTTTTTCTTCAACGTGAGTATAACTTCTTAACTCATCGATATCCTCTTGTGTAAATACGATACATGCTTTTTGTATGGCATGTGTTTCTATTAAAATACGCATTTCGAATATATTTCTATATTCTTCAACTGTTGGAACATATACATAAGAATCTTTAATAAAATATTCGAGTTCTAATTGCTTGATGGCTTCTCGAATTGGTGTACGGCTCACATTGTATTTTTGTGCCAGCTTACTTTCAGTTATTTTTTCATTTTGAAGTAAATTACCGTTAATAATATCGTTTCTAATTCTTTGATATAAAGTTAAATCTTCATTTGCCATTGTTGTCACCTCATTTCTTATATCTTACTATAAAAAAATTTGAAATAAAATGTATACATTTACTTATATTTGGTATACAATACGTGTAAACGTTTACAGAAAGGAAGTTTAAATGATGAAGATTGGATTTATAGGATTAGGCATTATGGGAAAGCCTATGGTAAAGAATTTATTAAGTGCGGATAAAGAAGTCTATGTTAATGACTTAAATAAAGAAGCAGAATTAGAAGTTGTTCAATTAGGTGCAAAAGCAGTATCAATAGAAGAAATGACAAGAGAAGTGGATTACATGATTACAATGTTGCCTAATGGCGCAATCGTTAAATCAGTTCTTTATAGTGGGGAACATGCAATTCTTAATCAAACGGACTTGAAAGTGAAGTTGGTCATTGATATGAGTTCATTAACACCGAATGAATCAGTGGAAATTAATAAAGTAATGGGCGAGCGAGGTATTAAATATGTTGATGCACCTGTAAGTGGTGGAGAACCATTAGCGATTACTGGTGAATTAGCTGTCATGTTAGGTTGTGACGAATCAAGCTTAGATGAGATTAAAACAGTGTTGGCGCCAATTTCAGCTTCAGTAGTAAGAGTAGGAGATGTTGGTGCAGGCAGTGTCGTTAAATTAGCCAATCAAATTATTGTGAATACTAATATTGCTGCATTATCAGAAGCTGTTGTATTAGCGAAGAAATTTGATATTGATCTTAATGAAATGCATCAAGCCATTCAATCAGGGTTAGCGGGCTCAGCAGTAATGGAAGCGAAATTCCCTAAAATGATTGAAGAAGACTATCAACCAGGTGGTACATTGAATATTAATTTGAAAGATTTAAAGAATGTCGTATCGACTGCAGATACAGTTGGCTTAACATTGCCAGTTGTAAGTCAAATTAAAGAAATATATAAATCTGAAGTTGCAAATGGGAATGGCTTAAATGATCATTCTGGTATTATTCAGTATTTCGAAAAAATTAATAATTTGGGGTGATGAAAAGGTGTTAACACAAACGCATATAAATGAAAAAAAGAACGATTCAATAGATAAACGTTTAAACGAACTACAATATAAGATTATTGTTCTAGATGATGATCCAACAGGTACACAAACAGTTAAAGATTTACCAGTGTATACAGAATGGACGGAAGAATGGATTGAAGATGGTTTTCTTCAATCTAACAACATGTTTTATATTCTTACCAATTCTAGAGCTTTAAATGAAGAAGAGACAAAAATTTTACACCATGAAGTAAGCGCTAACATACAAAGCGTATCGAAAAAATTGAATCATCCTTATTTAATTATTAGTAGAGGAGATTCGACATTACGTGGTCACTTTTACTTAGAACCTAAAGTACTTAGTGAGTCAGCAGACCAAGTATTTGATGCAGTATTTTATATTCCAGCATTCTTTGAAGGGCATCGTTATACATTTAATGGTGTGCATTACTTAAAAGAAAATGAAGCATATATACCTGTATCTGAAAGTGAATTTGCGAATGATACAACGTTTGGCTTCAATTCTAAATCAATGAAAGCTTTTATTAATGAAAAAAGTAAAAACACAATTAATATAGAAGATATTTATCATATTTCATTAGATTTATTAAGAAAGAGAGACAAAACAGCAATCCATGCATTGTTTAATGAGTTATCTCATTTTGATCAAGTAGTTGTAGATGCGGTTAATGATGAAGATATGGATTTCTTCGTATCGTGTTTAACGTCTTATTTATTAGAGCACGACAAACGATTTATTTTTAGAACGGCGGCATCTTTTGTAAAAGCGATTTGTGAAACACCTGGAGAAATGATTAATTTAAGATCATATGAAGAAAATCAGCATGGTGGCATGATTGTTGTTGGTTCTCATGTGAAGAAATCGTCGGAACAGCTTGAGTATTTATTGAATCATACTCAGATTAAAGGAATTGAATTTGATGTGAAAGAAGTGATTAAACCATCACTTCCGCTATATATCATTGAAATGACAGAAAAAGTTGAGAGCTACATTGAGAATGGTCAAGATGTTGTTATATATACATCTCGAGATGTGATTAGAACAGAAGATTTACAAAACAATTTAAGCATTTCAACAACCATCTCAAATAGTTTAGTGACAATCGTTTCTCATTTAAAGATTCAACCTAAATTTATTATCGCGAAAGGCGGTATAACGTCTAGTGATGTAGCAACGAAAGGGTTACAAATTAAAAAAGCAACAGTCGTTGGTCAAATTACACAAGGTGTGCCTGTGTGGTTAACAGGTAAAGAAGCGAAGTACCATCACATGCCATATGTGATATTTCCTGGCAATGTAGGTGAAGCATCAACATTAAGCGAAGTTTATGAATTAAATAAATAATATATAAATAGAGATGAGGGATGATTATGTTTGGAGAATATTGGCCACTAGTGAGTGTCGTTATAGGGGTGCTTATATTACTTATACTGATTATGTACTTAAAATTAAATACCTTTATTGCTTTAATAATGACGTCGATGATTACGGGAATCATCTTAGGTATGCCACTAGATAAGATTGTAGAAACAGTTGAAAAGGGAATGGGCGATACGTTAGGTCATATTGCGATTATCTTTGGATTGGGCTCGATTTTAGGAAAGTTATTATCTGATGGTGGTGGCGCAACAAGAATTGCTGACACATTGATCAATACATTTGGTAAAAAATATGTGACATGGGCAATGATTATTGCATCATTTATTATAGGGATTTCATTATTTTTAGAAGTCGCATTTGTATTATTAATTCCTTTAGTATTTACTTTAGCTAAAAGAATGAAAATATCGAATTTACAGGTTGGGATTCCAATGGGGACTTCAATTGCTGTGACACACGGATTTTTACCGCCACATCCTGGACCAGTTGCGATTTCTGAAGCGGTAAATGCGAATATTGGACAAGTATTACTTTATGGGTTAATTATTGGAATACCGTTAGCAATTATTGTTGGTGGTACATTCCCTAAAATTGCGCGTGTTCTAGCACCTAGCGCATTTGAAAAAGAAGGTAATACAGCAAGTATTGGAAAGATGGCAACAATCGATCCTAATAAATTACCAGGATTCGGCATAAGTTTGTTAACGGCTTTATTGCCAGTTATATTAATGCTGTTTGCAACAGTAGTACAATTGATTACTGGACATGATCAAGGACCTACAAATTGGTTTGAATCTATTGTATTTTTACTAGGTTCATCAGTAAGTGCAATGCTTATAGCTGTGTTATTTGCCATTTACTCTATGGGTATTAAACAATCTAAGAATATGACAGAAATTACGAAGACTTTTGAGGAAGCTATTGGGCCAATCGCAATGTTACTGCTTATTATTGGTGGCGGTGGAACGTTTAAACAAGTATTAATAGATGGTGGAGTTGGAGATACAATTTCAACAATCTTCCACGGTACAAATATGTCACCAATTTTCTTAGCATGGTTAGCAGCTGCATTATTAAGAGTTGCTTTAGGATCTACTACAGTTGCAGCAATTTCTTCAGTTGGTATCGTCTTACCATTACTGACATCGTCTGATGTTAATATTTCATTAGTCGTATTAGCGATTGGGGCAGGTAGTATATTCTGTTCACATGTGAATGATGCAGGTTTCTGGATGTTTAAAGAATATTTTGGACTAACAATTAAAGAGACATTTTTAACATGGACATTGTTAGAATCTATCTTATCAGTACTCGGTCTAGTGTTTATTTTATTAGCTAATATGATGTTATAAATCAGCTGATCTTAATGTACAAATTCATCATTTACAGGTATGATGAAATCGAAATTAAACATTAAGGAGCATGCTTATGTGGGTAGATATTACACAATCATTAACAAACCGAATTGCTAATTGGCCTGGAGACGAGGCGTTTCATTTTAAATTGGCTGAAACAAAAGATGATAACGGAGTAGTCAATATAGGTAGTATTTCGACAACAACACATATCGGTACGCACATGGATGCACCGTTTCATTTTGATAATGAAGGAATAACGATAGATCAAATCGATGTGAACCGATTAATTGGAAAAGCAACACTCGTTGAATGTATAGGCGAAGATATCATTACAAAAGAAATGTTAATGGACAAGGCGATTAAAGGAACAATTATTATGATAAAAACGCAAGAGCGGGCGAACCCAGAAAGATTCCCAGAAGAAGTTCCTGCCTTAACCGAAGATGCAATCAACTATTTAGCGTCAATTGATATTAAAGTATTTGGAATTGATGTACCCTCTGTTGATAAAATAGCATCGACAACATTAGATAATCACCATACATTTCAAAAATGCGATATAATCAATATCGAAAATTTATTACTAGAAGATGTATCAGAAGGATATTATGACTTCATCGGCTTACCCCTAAAAGTCGTTGGAGCAGATGGATGTCCGATAAGAGCTGTTATATCTAGGATTTAAAAATGATTTGAAGAGAAGTTTATTTATTGATAGAAGATATCGTGCGATGAGGTATGAAACGCACGAAGACTTTGGATATCTCTAATCCCAACATTAAAGAAAGAGGCTGGGACATAATATATGTCTCAGCCGTTTTTAGTATCTTGGCAGTAGATGACTGAGTTGAAAATGCGCTTATATCAAGCTTTTTTCAACTCTAGTCATCCTTGCCGGGGCGGGACTACGAAATCTTTTTTTATAAATTAGATTTCTGTCCCGCTCCCTTTCTTCTATTAAATAGAATCTGTATGTTGTTTCTCAACCAATATCCATTTAGATAATATAAATGTGACGGGTATAGTTATAATAAGACCGACAAACGGAGCAAAGGTTTCATTAATATGTAGCCATTGTACAAAAACATATAATAACAATGTTTGTAATCCCATATTGACGACTTGTGTAAGTGGAAACTGTATAAATTTTTTAATCGTTGGTTGTACATGGTACACAAAATAACAATTTAAATAAAATGAAATAATAAAACTCACAACAAACCCAGTTAAATGACTGACGAGGTAATTAATATCTAATATTTTTAACATGAGCAGATAAACCCAGTAGTAGTTCACTGTATTTATACCGCCCACAATGATAAATCGGAAAATTTCACCGTACTTTTTGTACATATTTGTTTCTCCTTAATCGTGTTCTATTCTAGTGTGTCTGAATTTTAAAATGTTTTGATATTATTGTATACCCATAATGAGAAACGTACAAAGATAATGTGATTCTTTTTCAAAAATAAAAAAGCATTTGGATGCATAAATGTTTTATGCCCAAATGCTTTGTATTGATTAACTATTAGAAAGTTTGTCCTAATGATTTAGCGCGAGCTATACCATCAGCTTTGATTTCTTCTGCTTTTTCTGGTGAAGCATTATGACCTTCAACGATTAATCCGTCGAAATCAGTAATACCATAGAAGCCCATCATTTGACCAATGTAACGGTGTCCCATTTCTAATTCTGCTGCTGGACCTTCACTGTAGTATCCGCCACGTGCTTGGATATGAAGTGCTTTTTTGTCTGGTAATAAACCAACTGGACCTTCTGCAGTATATTTGAATGTTTTACCTGCTACTGATACTGAATCTAAGTATGCTTTCATAACTGGAGGGAATGAGAAGTTCCAGAATGGAGTTACGAATACATATTTGTCAGCTTGAATGAATTGATCACTTAATTCATTAAGACGTTGTACTTTACCTTGT
The Mammaliicoccus sp. Dog046 genome window above contains:
- a CDS encoding GtrA family protein is translated as MYKKYGEIFRFIIVGGINTVNYYWVYLLMLKILDINYLVSHLTGFVVSFIISFYLNCYFVYHVQPTIKKFIQFPLTQVVNMGLQTLLLYVFVQWLHINETFAPFVGLIITIPVTFILSKWILVEKQHTDSI
- a CDS encoding FMN-dependent NADH-azoreductase, translated to MSQVLFITAHPHDETVSFSMATAQAFIESYKATNPNDEVVHIDLYNSYIPQIDADVFAGWGKLQSGQGFEELSEGEQGKVQRLNELSDQFIQADKYVFVTPFWNFSFPPVMKAYLDSVSVAGKTFKYTAEGPVGLLPDKKALHIQARGGYYSEGPAAELEMGHRYIGQMMGFYGITDFDGLIVEGHNASPEKAEEIKADGIARAKSLGQTF